A stretch of Cucumis sativus cultivar 9930 chromosome 2, Cucumber_9930_V3, whole genome shotgun sequence DNA encodes these proteins:
- the LOC101222228 gene encoding uncharacterized protein LOC101222228: MLRRTFTKRFSNPTALNFLLRFSQHRELHSRNRKAMEFIAKGWNALKEVDRVIDYCELNDRRLIPHLRTAKENFELALEVDNSNTHARYWLSRLHLKYHVPGACKAVGAALLVEAAEMGDADAQYELGCRLRVENKYVQSDQQAFYFLEKAVDQLHPGALFLLGAVYLTGDCVKKDIASALWCFHRASEKGHAGAAIAYGSLLLKGVEVPESLTKFSLKNGSPTRKARKNPDASMMSSIEMAREQFNAAAISGCDLGLKWLNRLEEEEKSLSTESV; the protein is encoded by the exons ATGCTCCGGCGAACGTTCACAAAGCGCTTTTCTAACCCCACAGCTCTCAATTTTCTACTCCGTTTCAGTCAAcat AGGGAATTGCATAGCAGAAATCGGAAAGCTATGGAGTTTATTGCCAAAGGATGGAATGCTTTGAAGGAAGTGGATAGAGTTATTGACTATTGTGAGCTCAATGATCGCCGTCTCATCCCCCATCTTCGG acagCGAAGGAAAACTTTGAATTGGCTCTTGAAGTTGATAATTCAAATACCCATGCTAGGTATTGGTTGTCAAGATTGCATTTGAAGTATCATGTCCCAGGAGCATGTAAAGCTGT AGGCGCTGCGTTATTGGTTGAAGCAGCAGAAATGGGTGATGCGGATGCACAATATGAACTTGGTTGTCGTCTGAGAGTTGAG AATAAATATGTACAATCAGATCAACAAGCTTTCTATTTTCTGGAGAAAGCCGTTGACCAG CTGCATCCAGGTGCACTTTTTCTTCTAGGTGCAGTATATCTGACTGGCGACTGCGTGAAAAAGGATATTGCATCAGCGCTATGGTGTTTCCATCGTGCTTCAGAGAAG GGTCATGCTGGTGCAGCTATAGCGTATGGATCTCTTCTTCTCAAAG GTGTCGAAGTACCCGAATCCCTAACAAAATTTAGCTTAAAGAATGGTTCTCCAACCCGAAAAGCTAGAAAAAATCCAGATGCTTCGATGATGAGTTCAATCGAGATGGCTAGAGAACAGTTCAATGCAGCAGCCATCTCAGGGTGTGATCTTGGGCTCAAATGGTTAAACAGACtcgaagaggaagaaaagagtttGTCAACCGAATCTGTTTGA
- the LOC101222704 gene encoding uncharacterized protein At2g34160: MEEIVEGVNSINLSSDSFKKNRIQVSNTKKPLFFYVNLAKRYMQQHDEVELSALGMAIATVVTVAEILKNNGLALEKKIATSTVDIKDDSRGRPVQKAKIEILLGKTENFDELMAAAAEERGEIGEADEQS, from the exons ATGGAAGAAATTGTTGAAGGCGTGAATTCCATTAACTTGAGTTCCGATTCGTTTAAAAAGAATCGGATTCAAGTGTCCAACACCAAGAAACCCTTGTTCTTCTATGTCAATCTCGCCAAG AGGTACATGCAGCAGCATGATGAGGTTGAACTTTCTGCTCTGGGAATGG CAATAGCCACAGTTGTTACAGttgctgaaattttgaaaaacaatggATTGGCTCTCGAGAAGA AGATTGCAACCTCAACTGTTGACATCAAGGATGACTCAAGAGGAAGACCTGTCCAGAAGGCTAAG ATTGAGATATTGCTGGGTAAAACCGAAAACTTCGATGAATTGATGGCTGCTGCTGCTGAGGAAAGGGGGGAGATAGGCGAAGCAGACGAGCAGAGTTAA